A segment of the Streptomyces sp. XD-27 genome:
TCGCCGGGGTCATCTACGCCTTCACCGCGTACGACGAGGACAAAGACCCGATCAAGACGGTCGACTACAGCGTGGAGCTCGCGACGACGCGCCGCGCCGCCCCGTACCCGGTCGCGGCCCCGCAGCCGGGACGCCTGCCCGACGGCTGGCGCGCGACGTCGGTGTCGTACGAGCCCCAGAGCAAGGTGGGCGCGGCCTGGCACCTGGGCTTCCTCGACCAGGACAAGCAGTACGTGGCCGTCGAGCAGAGCGACGGCCGGCCGGCGACCTTCATCGACGAGGTGACCCAGGAAGCGCGCGCGACGGAGAAGACGCAGCGCATCGGCGGCGAGACCTGGCACCGGTACGCGGGCCCGAAATACGACGCGCTCGTGCACAAGGGCAAGGGCGTGACCACGGTGGTCACCGGCACCGCCTCGTTCGCGCAGCTGACGAAGATGGCCGCCGCGCTGCAGACCGAGAAGGGCTGAGCGCGGCGGCCG
Coding sequences within it:
- a CDS encoding DUF4245 domain-containing protein — its product is MRDRKPKTARGLVQSLAVVVGVAGVIYAFTAYDEDKDPIKTVDYSVELATTRRAAPYPVAAPQPGRLPDGWRATSVSYEPQSKVGAAWHLGFLDQDKQYVAVEQSDGRPATFIDEVTQEARATEKTQRIGGETWHRYAGPKYDALVHKGKGVTTVVTGTASFAQLTKMAAALQTEKG